The Coccidioides posadasii str. Silveira chromosome 3, complete sequence genome contains a region encoding:
- a CDS encoding uncharacterized protein (EggNog:ENOG410PFI8~COG:A~BUSCO:377at33183), with product MPSMEDQQRASRLFASWASWESLTVNISGLPKDISTFTIWRSFKVYGSIEWVEIFEDTKGRQDGRGKIRFRPPPREVFCPDRRHILELDDGQRCLLQVHISPRKPSNQIPSPINLGVMYPMTTEISVGKLDFGTLIDKDMMLSLRTVDSSRMGQIRFIVDLNRREIVVFFNLSFFDPRLSSRSPLIYSYRFRIPFVHLSRVLRTKELGDSSLVIVLDSPPIYHRRLNDVTVTFSDTENTWKESDCWFRQTDIPYSQNEAAQAPLSLRKAQSLINIGRWTTFRLTFRNLDDSSVQKLEVLQNIYTDFNVEVQDAPAFGVSADSAAIPAWRWIDPPIRGSKRTSSLQELVEEDYTPLPFSVRYQLEVCLSHGFLNEYTIGKEFVTALVALGETKARELLEHVASEKHVYYDPKKIFDILFVKPAMSRRIPKYCCYMRTARVTPSTVYFGTPSVDITNRVIRHYIEYADRFLRVRFTDEKFEGRIQPSHNNTMDEVFTRVKRTMMNGITLGDRHYEFLAFGNSQFREHGAYFFASLPHLTAANIRAWMGHFSDIKEIARHAARLGQCFSTTRAVTGCPVQIREIEDIQRNGYTFSDGVGRISRFLAQMVMTEFKIKTPCGEPPSVFQFRLGGCKGILTVSPEAQRQQVHIRKSQYKFPAIHNGLEVIRHSHFCMASLNRQLIVVLSSLEVPDEVFLEKLRMMLGNLELAMTSETQAIHLLHKYIDPNQMTLVLAEMIQDGFQSSKEPFVTSLLELWRAWQIKYLKEKAKIIIEEGACLFGCLDETGTLKGFFHDNIPSKDASYEERLACLPEIFVQISRANNDGKYEIIEGPCIIARNPSLHPGDIRVVKAVNAPALHHLRDVIVFPQTGDRDIPSMCSGGDLDGDDYLVIWDQDLLPKDWFKQPMNYAPSVKALRLSRDVTVNDITSFFVTYMKNDRLAQIAHSHLAWADYLEKGVNDSKCIRLAELHSAAVDYNKTGIPAKMTKDLAPRKWPHFMEKKHKPKDAQYISQKILGKLYDIVERVNYRPKLEAPFDDRILNSGIEVNDDLLAVAAELKVLYDADMCRIMAQHEIKTEFEVWSTFVLSHSNMSKDYKFHEEIGQISCALRERFRNLCCEKAGGKNFEHLAPLAVAMYKVTCNEMTQALAKIMARCGEDDDQSPWSEHEEKLPLISFPWLLQPVLGKIVNKHYDPACLEEVGLWSGQASFKKRKDGIDGNSSGTRDVETAGGVQHAGEVLELFQGPNYDPRTGLDATFDRPGASPGETDDLAKVPLGNRSPTIEGSSQLINLGEELSTSGSPVPTSLDSMMNLMSVIDQPTDPNIERTSELIPTRAQLTENGQVLADNDLIDHPSTLLQKEPLPENDEVEDIIEQEGEIKPSAIDELEALLGM from the exons ATGCCCAGCATGGAAGACCAACAGCGGGCTTCTCGGCTCTTTGCAAGCTGGGCGTCCTGGGAATCCCTTACTGTCAACATTTCAGGGCTCCCAAAAGATATCAGCACATTCACGATTTGGCGGTCCTTTAAAGTCTACGGTTCCATCGAATGGGTCGAAATATTCGAAGACACGAAAGGGAGGCAGGATGGCAGGGGGAAAATTCGGTTTCG GCCGCCTCCGCGGGAAGTCTTTTGCCCAGATCGAAGGCACATTCTCGAGCTCGACGATGGCCAGCGTTGCCTGCTTCAGGTGCACATTAGCCCAAGGAAGCCTTCGAACCAGATTCCAAGCCCTATAAATCTGGGGGTAATGTACCCAATGACAACG GAGATCTCAGTGGGGAAATTAGACTTTGGGACATTAATAGATAAAGACATGATGCTTTCTCTCAGAACCGTTGATTCGAGCCGAATGGGTCAGATTCGATTCATAGTTGATCTCAATCGTCGCGAAATAGTTGTGTTCTTTAACCTGTCTTTTTTTGACCCCCGTCTTTCGTCACGGTCTCCCCTTATTTACAGCTACCGTTTCCGTATCCCCTTTGTTCATCTTTCCCGTGTTCTACGGACTAAAGAATTAGGCGATTCATCATTGGTGATTGTTTTGGACTCGCCGCCAATATATCACAGGAGATTGAATGACGTGACAGTCACTTTCTCTGACACCGAAAATACGTGGAAAGAGTCCGACTGTTGGTTCCGACAAACAGATATTCCTTACTCCCAAAATGAAGCCGCGCAAGCGCCGCTGAGCTTGCGAAAGGCACAATCTCTAATAAATATCG GACGCTGGACGACTTTTAGACTGACTTTCCGCAATCTTGATGATTCCAGCGTTCAAAAGCTTGAGGTACTCCAAAATATTTATACTGACTTTAACGTTGAAGTCCAGGATGCTCCAGCATTCGGGGTCAGCGCGGATTCCGCAGCCATACCAGCATGGAGGTGGATTGATCCACCTATCCGCGGCTCAAAACGAACTTCTTCGCTACAAGAATTGGTAGAAGAGGACTATACACCCCTTCCATTTAGTGTCAGATACCAGCTGGAAGTTTGCTTGTCTCATGGGTTTCTAAACGAATATACCATAGGTAAAGAGTTTGTGACTGCTCTTGTTGCACTTGGCGAAACGAAAGCAAGAGAGTTGCTGGAGCATGTTGCAAGTGAGAAGCATGTGTATTATGACCCGAAGAAAATATTTGACATATTATTTGTCAAGCCAGCGATGAGCCGCAGAATTCCAAAATACTGTTGCTATATGAGAACGGCACGAGTGACCCCTTCGACGGTCTATTTTGGCACTCCTTCTGTTGATATCACAAACCGCGTGATCAGACATTATATTGAATACGCTGATCGATTTCTCCGTGTTCGTTTCACCGATGAGAAATTTGAAGGGAGGATCCAACCGAGCCATAACAATACTATGGATGAGGTATTTACCCGCGTTAAACGTACAATGATGAACGGCATCACACTCGGTGACCGGCATTATGAGTTCCTCGCTTTTGGAAACTCTCAGTTCCGCGAACACGGGGCTTATTTCTTTGCTTCCTTACCACATCTGACAGCTGCCAATATTCGTGCGTGGATGGGCCATTTTAGTGACATCAAGGAGATTGCAAGGCATGCTGCGCGTCTTGGTCAGTGCTTCTCAACAACTCGGGCAGTCACTGGTTGCCCCGTGCAAATCCGTGAGAtagaagatattcaaagaaatGGATATACGTTCTCAGATGGCGTCGGTCGCATTTCAAGATTCCTCGCGCAAATGGTCATGACTGAATTCAAAATCAAAACCCCATGTGGGGAGCCTCCGTCTGTCTTTCAATTCAGACTTGGTGGCTGTAAGGGAATCTTGACTGTTTCTCCAGAGGCTCAACGCCAACAAGTTCATATTCGCAAGAGTCAATACAAGTTTCCAGCCATACATAATGGGCTTGAAGTCATTCGGCATTCGCATTTCTGTATGGCAAGTTTGAACCGCCAGCTCATCGTCGTGTTATCTAGCCTTGAAGTGCCAGATGAAGTCTTTCTTGAAAAGCTCAGGATGATGCTTGGAAATCTTGAATTGGCCATGACTAGTGAAACTCAGGCTATCCATCTGCTTCACAAGTATATTGATCCTAACCAAATGACCCTTGTATTGGCGGAGATGATTCAGGATGGCTTTCAGAGTTCAAAAGAACCGTTTGTCACTTCACTGCTCGAGTTGTGGCGTGCATGGCAGATCAAATATCTCAAGGAGAAAGCGAAGATTATCATTGAAGAAGGCGCTTGCTTGTTCGGCTGCCTCGATGAAACAGGGACACTCAAAGGCTTTTTTCATGACAACATTCCTTCTAAGGACGCATCTTACGAAGAAAGGCTCGCCTGCCTTCCTGAgatttttgttcagattTCACGCGCCAATAATGATGGGAAATATGAAATTATCGAGGGACCTTGCATAATTGCCCGAAATCCGTCCTTGCATCCGGGCGACATCCGGGTCGTAAAAGCTGTCAATGCACCCGCCCTACACCATCTTAGAGATGTGATTGTATTCCCACAGACAGGAGATAGGGATATCCCAAGCATGTGTTCGGGTGGTGACTTGGATGGTGATGATTACCTGGTCATTTGGGACCAAGATCTCCTTCCAAAAGACTGGTTCAAACAGCCAATGAATTATGCACCATCAGTTAAAGCTCTTCGTCTATCTCGTGATGTCACTGTCAATGATATCACTTCTTTCTTCGTGACATACATGAAGAACGATCGTCTTGCCCAGATTGCTCATTCACATCTGGCATGGGCGGATTATTTGGAGAAAGGTGTCAACGATTCAAAGTGCATAAGGCTAGCGGAATTGCACTCTGCGGCAGTTGATTACAACAAAACTGGGATTCCAGCCAAAATGACGAAAGATCTGGCACCTCGCAAATGGCCACACTTTATGGAGAAAAAGCACAAGCCAAAGGACGCCCAGTATATTTCGCAAAAGATTCTGGGGAAGCTATATGATATTGTGGAACGGGTGAATTATAGGCCAAAACTTGAAGCACCATTCGACGATCGGATTCTGAATAGTGGTATTGAGGTAAACGATGACCTTCTGGCTGTAGCTGCCGAGTTAAAGGTGCTATACGATGCCGATATGTGCAGGATCATGGCACAACATGAGATTAAAACCGAGTTCGAAGTATGGTCAACATTTGTCCTAAGCCATTCTAACATGAGCAAGGACTATAAGTTCCATGAAGAGATTGGTCAAATCTCATGTGCTCTCCGGGAACGATTCCGTAACCTTTGCTGTGAAAAAGCAGGTGGTAAAAATTTTGAGCACCTAGCACCCCTTGCCGTTGCAATGTACAAAGTCACTTGCAATGAAATGACGCAAGCACTAGCAAAGATAATGGCAAGGTGCGGCGAAGACGATgatcaaagcccatggtCAGAGCATGAAGAGAAACTGCCGTTGATCAGCTTTCCATGGCTGCTCCAACCCGTTCTCGGGAAGATTGTCAATAAACACTACGACCCCGCATGTCTTGAGGAAGTAGGTTTGTGGTCTGGTCAAGCTTCGTTCAAAAAGCGCAAAGACGGCATCGATGGAAATTCATCCGGTACACGCGATGTAGAGACCGCAGGTGGCGTTCAACATGCTGGAGAAGTGCTCGAACTGTTTCAGGGTCCTAACTATGACCCTAGGACTGGCCTCGACGCAACTTTCGATAGACCTGGGGCATCCCCAGGAGAGACTGATGATCTTGCCAAAGTTCCCCTGGGAAACAGGAGTCCTACTATTGAAGGGTCAAGTCAGCTTATCAACCTTGGTGAAGAACTCTCCACTTCAGGTTCCCCAGTACCGACTTCGTTGGATTCGatgatgaatttgatgaGCGTTATTGATCAACCAACTGACCCAAACATAGAGCGAACTTCCGAGCTAATTCCAACAAGAGCACAACTCACGGAAAATGGGCAGGTGTTGGCAGATAATGATCTAATTGATCATCCCTCAACGCTTCTTCAAAAAGAGCCTCTGCCGGAAAATGATGAAGTGGAAGACATTATTGAACAAGAAGGGGAGATCAAGCCGTCGGCGATCGATGAGCTGGAGGCATTGCTTGGCATGTGA
- a CDS encoding uncharacterized protein (EggNog:ENOG410PTMH~COG:S~TransMembrane:1 (o20-45i)~BUSCO:11690at33183), with translation MPTATAPLLAPYTSPPPARSLSLITSLLGTTSNWLVLRFLCDALYSSSSLSVRRRWQEDVEIGIGIEGEGVTIGGREGTMRVVLISFLRGWEFWRTEAKRLGVDLTKLANERKFAFVDGLTELFSSENLHSAPVPTTLRGRPPAAHASRFISTARSHPATHPVPVHQKASGPTKLHWSKMANLEALERGVISAVDNLHGAAGEEDRVPATEDVLLVIDQPDMLLAATGPDAGVGALEIKDMIMSLRQHVHSTLVTLAADSPLIHYEEPGTPLEMQHATLVVGMAYQARMVIQLRGLETGVARDVSGVLQVNKGTQFMDLSSSRDLGEDYDLEPKEVLYYVQGDGAVRVFGRGE, from the exons ATGCCAACAGCTACAGCACCTCTCCTAGCTCCCTACACTTCCCCACCTCCAGCACGCTCTTTATCTCTCATAACCTCCCTTCTGGGTACAACGAGCAATTGGCTTGTGTTGAGATTTCTATGTGATGCACtctattcttcttcatccttaTCAGTGAGGAGGAGATGGCAAGAGGATGTTGAGATAGGGATTGGGATTGAGGGAGAGGGGGTTACCATAGGTGGAAGAGAGGGAACAATGAGGGTGGTTCTCATTAGCTTCTTGAGAGGATGGGAGTTTTGGAGAACAGAGGCTAAGAGGCTG GGAGTTGATCTCACCAAGCTCGCAAATGAACGCAAGTTTGCTTTTGTTGATGGACTTACAGAGCTTTTCTCCTCTGAAAACCTGCACTCTGCACCAGTGCCTACAACTCTTCGCGGCAGACCGCCTGCGGCCCACGCTTCACGTTTCATATCTACAGCCCGATCTCACCCAGCCACTCATCCTGTTCCAGTGCATCAAAAAGCCAGTGGACCGACGAAACTCCATTGGTCTAAGATGGCAAATCTCGAAGCTCTAGAGCGAGGTGTCATCTCGGCCGTTGATAACTTACACGGCGCTGCCGGCGAAGAGGATCGAGTTCCAGCCACAGAAGATGTACTCCTTGTCATCGATCAGCCGGATATGCTTCTGGCTGCTACGGGACCTGATGCAGGGGTTGGCGCATTGGAGATAAAAGATATGATTATGAGTTTGCGACAG CATGTGCACTCTACGCTTGTGACATTGGCTGCTGACTCGCCTCTTATCCACTACGAGGAGCCAGGAACTCCTTTGGAGATGCAACACGCAACTTTAGTTGTGGGGATGGCATACCAGGCCCGTATGGTAATTCAGCTGAGAGGACTGGAGACCGGGGTTGCTCGAGACGTTAGTGGTGTGCTCCAGGTTAACAAGGGTACACAGTTTATGGATTTATCAAGCTCACGGGACCTGGGCGAAGACTATGATTTGGAGCCGAAAGAAGTATTGTATTACGTTCAGGGTGATGGCGCGGTGCGAGTTTTTGGGAGGGGCGAATAG
- the RPL37A_1 gene encoding 60S ribosomal protein eL37 (EggNog:ENOG410PQSM~COG:J) — protein sequence MTKGTSSFGKRHNKTHTLCRRCGRRSFHIQKHTCGSCGYPAAKMRKYNWGEKALRRRTTGTGRMRYLKVVQRRFKNGFQTGTPKGARGPQTA from the exons ATGA CGAAGGGAACATCCAGCTTTGGCAAGCGCCACAACAAGACGCACACTCTGTGCCGACGATGCG GTCGCCGATCTTTCCACATCCAAAAGCACACCTGTGGCTCCTGCGGTTATCCAGCTGCTAAGATGCGGAAAT ATAACTGGGGTGAGAAGGCCCTTCGACGCAGAACCACCGGCACTGGTCGCATGAGATACCTTAAGGTCGTCCAGAGACGATTCAAGAACGGCTTCCAGACCGGAACCCCCAAGGGCGCTCGGGGACCTCAGACCGCATAG
- the SLU7 gene encoding mRNA splicing protein (BUSCO:451849at4751~EggNog:ENOG410PI74~COG:A~BUSCO:6953at33183), with protein MSRRPTDVASKERNEYIPSFISKKPFYIDDESSANDYLEHQRLQKSKEDQSKWYDRGKRAGPAATKYRKGACENCGAMTHKTKECLSRPRKHGAKWTGKDIQADEVIQNVELGWDAKRDRWNGYDAREYSNVVQEYEELEVLKRKAKEELEKGRRSEPADNDEDEGDVDGVGEAKYAEESDMGRKQSTATRNLRIREDTAKYLLNLDLDSAKYDPKTRSMVDMGAQSDQAAALVAEENFMRASGDAAEFERAQRYAWESQERGDKDRQHLQANPTQGEYYRKKQKAEMDAKKQEQRKALLEKYGGAEHLQPGLLHQTAVTENERFVEYDETGAIKGEPKHAAKSKYAEDVLINNHTSVWGSWWSSFKWGYACCHSTVKNSYCTGEDGKKAFAEAENMVLNELKKAPVEEPAADADEKENKSVVTTLKKRTLHEMQQGVTEEELENYKKSRQAADDPMAAFLGKDELVT; from the coding sequence ATGTCACGAAGACCGACGGACGTGGCGTCGAAGGAGCGCAACGAATACATCCCATCCTTCATCTCCAAAAAGCCGTTTTATATCGATGACGAATCATCTGCAAACGACTATCTAGAGCATCAGCGTTTGCAGAAGTCAAAAGAAGACCAATCAAAATGGTACGATAGAGGCAAGCGGGCAGGTCCTGCAGCTACAAAATACCGTAAGGGGGCTTGCGAGAACTGTGGCGCGATGACACACAAGACAAAAGAATGTTTGAGCAGACCCAGAAAGCACGGAGCGAAATGGACCGGGAAAGATATACAAGCTGACGAGGTCATCCAAAACGTGGAGCTGGGCTGGGATGCCAAACGAGATCGTTGGAACGGTTATGATGCTAGGGAATATTCGAACGTTGTGCAAGAATACGAGGAGTTGGAAGTATTAAAGcgaaaagcaaaagaagaacTTGAAAAGGGCCGGAGGTCGGAACCGGCTGATAATGATGAGGACGAAGGGGATGTTGATGGCGTGGGCGAGGCTAAATATGCTGAAGAGTCTGACATGGGAAGGAAACAAAGCACAGCCACCCGGAATTTACGAATTCGAGAAGATACTGCAAAGTATTTGCTGAATTTAGACCTTGACTCTGCCAAATACGATCCAAAGACCCGTTCAATGGTGGATATGGGTGCGCAATCCGACCAAGCCGCCGCTCTTGTTGCCGAAGAGAACTTCATGCGCGCCTCGGGCGATGCTGCTGAATTTGAAAGGGCTCAACGTTACGCTTGGGAGTCGCAAGAGCGTGGGGACAAAGATAGACAGCATTTGCAGGCCAACCCTACACAAGGAGAGTATTACAGGAAGAAACAAAAGGCAGAGATGGATGCCAAAAAACAAGAACAAAGGAAAGCACTACTAGAAAAGTATGGTGGAGCAGAACATTTACAGCCCGGATTATTACACCAAACCGCCGTTACCGAAAATGAGCGTTTTGTCGAGTACGACGAGACCGGAGCCATAAAAGGAGAGCCAAAACACGCTGCGAAGTCAAAATACGCAGAAGATGTGCTGATCAACAACCATACGTCAGTATGGGGCAGTTGGTGGTCCAGTTTCAAATGGGGTTACGCCTGCTGCCATTCTACGGTGAAAAATAGCTACTGTACAGGCGAAGATGGCAAGAAAGCTTTTGCGGAAGCGGAGAATATGGTTCTAAATGAGCTTAAGAAGGCCCCTGTTGAAGAGCCTGCTGCAGATGCCGatgaaaaagagaataaatCTGTGGTCACTACACTAAAGAAACGAACTCTGCATGAGATGCAGCAAGGAGTGACAGAGGAAGAGCTCGAGAACTATAAAAAGTCTCGACAAGCTGCTGATGACCCCATGGCTGCGTTTCTCGGAAAAGACGAATTGGTTACTTGA